A stretch of Geomonas oryzisoli DNA encodes these proteins:
- a CDS encoding SH3 domain-containing protein, giving the protein MKKRVLGGALLLLTLCAGQTLGAEKRWVVSEGTTLKKEQSVSAPNLADLPVGAELTLVEGEGRWLKVQTADGKEGWVYAGRVSDTQPVAEVAGGDGLLGDSMQKSQINTAKADSARSVRGLSPETAAYAKQHGTPEALKKELDKVLARKVSNNEVNAFLKEGKIGEYAQ; this is encoded by the coding sequence ATGAAGAAGCGAGTTTTAGGCGGCGCGCTGTTGCTGCTGACCCTGTGCGCAGGGCAGACGCTCGGCGCCGAGAAACGCTGGGTGGTGAGCGAGGGGACCACCCTCAAGAAAGAGCAGTCGGTAAGTGCGCCGAACCTGGCCGACCTGCCGGTGGGCGCTGAGCTGACCCTCGTAGAGGGTGAGGGGCGCTGGCTCAAGGTGCAGACCGCCGACGGCAAGGAGGGGTGGGTCTACGCGGGACGGGTTTCCGACACCCAGCCGGTCGCGGAGGTCGCGGGCGGCGACGGCCTGCTGGGCGACAGCATGCAGAAGAGCCAGATCAACACCGCCAAGGCGGACAGCGCCCGCAGCGTGCGCGGCCTCTCCCCGGAGACCGCCGCGTACGCCAAGCAGCATGGCACGCCGGAGGCCCTGAAGAAGGAGCTGGACAAGGTCCTGGCGCGCAAGGTGTCCAACAACGAGGTCAATGCCTTCCTCAAGGAAGGTAAAATCGGCGAGTATGCCCAGTAA
- a CDS encoding M48 family metallopeptidase, whose product MNKLRLLPLVALSCLVAAQAHAGWQDTLNNLMKSDSKEGKILSGATQVLSSSQEMTYQTECTVGESLALDSMQRFGKPVQNEALQKYVNLVGNAVARNSRRSTIPYRFVVLDSPVQNAFAAPGGIVFISRGLLDVLDNEAELAGVLAHEVGHVAEKHALKSIRRAQFLQGASAITAATMKGSKGQQFESMVGDLQNTLFDKGLDQGMEYEADQAALETTYRTGYDPGALVSVLQKLKKQEATAAKNGSWFSTHPPLDERIARLSAQLAKYPSAGSVKLPARFAKYVKPAKGGKASK is encoded by the coding sequence ATGAACAAACTACGTCTTTTACCGCTGGTGGCGCTCTCCTGCCTGGTTGCGGCCCAGGCCCACGCCGGGTGGCAGGATACGCTCAACAACCTGATGAAGTCAGATTCCAAGGAAGGGAAGATCCTCTCCGGGGCCACCCAGGTACTCTCCTCGTCGCAGGAGATGACCTACCAGACCGAGTGCACCGTAGGCGAGAGCCTCGCCCTGGACAGCATGCAGCGCTTCGGCAAGCCGGTGCAGAACGAGGCGCTGCAGAAGTACGTGAACCTGGTCGGGAACGCGGTGGCCAGAAACAGCCGGCGCTCCACCATCCCGTACCGCTTCGTGGTGCTCGACAGCCCGGTACAGAACGCCTTCGCCGCCCCCGGCGGCATCGTCTTCATCAGTCGCGGGCTCCTCGATGTCCTGGACAACGAGGCGGAGCTCGCCGGGGTGCTGGCGCACGAGGTGGGGCACGTGGCCGAGAAGCACGCGCTGAAAAGCATCCGCCGCGCCCAGTTCCTGCAGGGTGCCAGCGCCATCACCGCCGCCACCATGAAGGGGAGCAAGGGGCAGCAGTTCGAATCGATGGTCGGCGACCTGCAGAACACCCTGTTCGACAAGGGGCTGGACCAGGGGATGGAGTACGAGGCGGACCAGGCGGCGCTGGAGACCACCTACCGCACCGGCTACGACCCCGGCGCCCTGGTGAGCGTGCTGCAAAAGCTCAAGAAGCAGGAGGCAACCGCGGCGAAGAACGGTTCCTGGTTCTCGACCCATCCGCCGCTGGACGAGCGTATCGCCAGGCTCTCGGCCCAGCTCGCCAAGTACCCCTCGGCAGGCTCGGTGAAGCTGCCGGCGCGGTTCGCGAAGTACGTGAAACCGGCCAAGGGTGGCAAAGCATCCAAGTGA
- a CDS encoding ABC transporter substrate-binding protein, whose amino-acid sequence MLRAALIVILCLCLAGCQRPVQHQTGAPLPLRLAYATQHDCALVHIAVARGFLREEGLNVEAHTFGYGKEALQAVLDGKADLATVAQTPVTFAALQGERLSLLASIFTSNNNHVIIADRKSGVVRPGDLKGRRVGVIPGTTTHMFLSSFLIANGLSIEDVVPVSVPPELMQGTLLSGEVDAVSTWSPIGKIITGSLGGRGVVFKDPYIYTETFVIAGKSAYVAANQETARRLLRALVRAEEFASAHPGEAQAIVASTSYIPEPVVSECWSESSHKVTLDHALLIALEDETRWVAKLGLVREARMPNYLEYIDPRPLLSVKPEAVELQVLKRDLRP is encoded by the coding sequence ATGCTGAGAGCCGCGCTGATAGTGATACTGTGCCTGTGCCTGGCCGGATGTCAGCGCCCCGTGCAGCACCAGACGGGGGCGCCCCTCCCTCTGCGTCTGGCCTATGCCACCCAGCATGACTGCGCGCTGGTTCACATCGCCGTCGCCCGTGGCTTCCTGCGGGAAGAGGGGCTGAACGTCGAAGCGCACACTTTCGGCTACGGCAAAGAGGCCCTCCAGGCGGTGCTGGATGGGAAGGCGGATCTGGCCACCGTCGCCCAGACACCGGTCACCTTCGCGGCCCTGCAGGGTGAGAGACTTTCTCTGTTGGCGAGTATCTTCACTTCGAACAACAATCACGTCATCATTGCCGACCGTAAAAGTGGCGTCGTTCGCCCCGGCGATCTGAAGGGACGGCGCGTCGGGGTCATCCCCGGAACCACCACCCACATGTTCCTTTCGTCCTTTCTTATCGCCAACGGCTTGAGCATCGAGGATGTCGTCCCGGTTTCCGTGCCCCCGGAGCTGATGCAGGGTACCCTCCTCTCCGGCGAGGTTGACGCGGTCTCCACCTGGAGCCCCATCGGGAAGATCATCACCGGGAGCCTTGGCGGCAGAGGTGTCGTCTTCAAAGACCCCTATATCTATACCGAGACCTTCGTTATCGCAGGGAAGAGCGCCTATGTGGCAGCCAACCAGGAGACGGCGCGGCGGCTTTTGCGCGCCCTGGTCCGCGCAGAGGAATTCGCTTCCGCCCATCCCGGGGAGGCCCAGGCCATTGTGGCCTCCACCTCGTACATTCCCGAGCCCGTGGTCTCGGAGTGTTGGAGCGAGAGCTCGCACAAGGTAACCCTCGATCACGCGCTGCTGATAGCGCTGGAGGATGAGACGCGCTGGGTCGCTAAGCTCGGCCTCGTGCGTGAGGCCCGTATGCCCAATTACTTGGAGTACATCGACCCGCGTCCGCTCTTGTCGGTGAAGCCCGAGGCGGTCGAACTGCAGGTGCTGAAACGTGACCTTCGCCCGTAG